One genomic region from Salinicola endophyticus encodes:
- a CDS encoding carbohydrate-binding protein, which yields MFSLAIVDAQSGTLVRTLAPGDAVTRELIGDGYRLQVTPLDGADFSASQVRGVVVTLDDAGGNQQQHSTFITPYRVALDEDTGRGGALLKIEAVNGAGTTILGSAQTQALEIVNDEGWSSDVYTLQGTSLIADDGSSLADTGVRDADHRESSPAAGSDGLWNGHSGSGYLDMGSQVGDAAYFDVTVETAGIYQLDVRYAVSGSATTSRPMAVKVDGEAQGVLGFTGTGSGSAGWETWNHATLTLALEAGSHRIRMENLLAEGPNVDSLALSLVKAAVGMPPSFTLQAEDTGRVEIHDLGASTDPSLTRVVDAAHPDAGGSHRAGAIGDSYVDLGTNPGDSVIFHAEPSVEGLYTATIRYANGGSGDRPLLLNLDNGAAMLVSFPPTGGWASWREVQVTLPLSAGTNALTLSLPSAAEGGVPNGPNIDQIAFDYVGEMTTPPTLVASIEGEAMGRDDGSSPADTVVRDASHPESDPAAGSDGLWGDYSGSGYLDMGEQAGDAATFQVSVVQAGTYDLVVRYANGASDTQEMKVVVAGESQGKVAFVSTGDGASGWENWTEVHYAVTLAAGNNAIRLENIGAGGPNIDKLEVHHVVDAVVEPGERPVIKINFQPANAATPEGYVADTGLAFGAQSLQVDGKTHAYGWVTEASIADGTANGTTPMGISGQDPDALGNRAGTLAGVDGLQATYAGFAKPGYAQHAGWEIELEDGYYEVTLSLGDSGGRYDSVNVINAEGEAFGRLVPMRPDGFPADPNPADDSQGYRSTLITKVVHVTDGRLTLDSIGADSANTEIQYLEIQPLPDLTPDDDRAAPLDYAHFTDPRAVAGVGQNQVEVDLQPSDGSPPVGIDPTSDIFIGISVVEGRGGALLESLQDGSVRLFNTVTGEAVAFNINTTGGFDSLTISPVDGLDPYTSYTLVIDGFQDRGSNTDTAAPTRDFQKFTTTFVTGAEAEVPDSEVAFNSTVELNGAEDNAYQFTSMTLSPDSSKLYVSTMSGEIRRFDIDPITGALSHEQTLALNYFQDDAGARGIIGLTFDPTDPDVIWVTDNYPIPLTGRDNGVPDFSGRVSKITLDPDDTVFSGSAQTYITGLPRSNGDHVTNSLVFHANPAYDALTNPDVPPYLMYVSQGANTAMGQDDSAWGNRPERLLNAAVLEIDPYREAPPGGFDVSTEPLPSDGSNTRYPDSDGDLKNGPIDMGGGQYLVFAANGTASMQDADGNLLIQYYDPYAVDAVLKIYATGIRNAYDLVWHSNGSLYLPTNGSAAGGSTPDDPATAVNEGLINVGIEDDFLFQIEKGGYYGHPNPLHDEYVLNGGNPTSGKDLNETDEYPVGTQPDPNYRGEDAYSLGTNRSPNGAIEYTSGVFGATLKGSLLFVEYSGGDDIRWITLDADGKVSGDSVLRDPDGKVISFVDPLDIIQNPLTGQLYLMTLNRTNGQSQIIRLDPVPGDVVVPGDDLKSVATIQAEDDNLATIASGAGVQIVIRDGDNPEPASANVGTASGVRPGAYGLDGNTDDSDGVVGGYADFGSTNNDFITFDVDVATGDAGAAVLRVRYANGGSGERPLEVFVNGESVGTYGFAPPTGMSSGNAAWNTWQTLDIPATLLAGANSVTLRSVNNTGPNIDQLEVLVHDTTPGYTFYEAESATLEGGAVVVPSTVSDRDASGEGYVDFVGSSDQTLSWQVEVARSGVYEIGFRYSLTTGKADRPLAMEVNGSDYPAVNFPAKSATVSDWVYQTVQVTLTAGSNTIAVTAPKANGPDIDLLRVPDEPLSVAADGKISAVSADPAFFSDRLAFNYLEENHATGTSPEAREYKDSGTVIVTNHGSGDLTLTGATLDGPFRLSDPDALEGRVLAPGAALSVEVLFDRAAYTPPRNNADDGVFQGSLTIHSNDVDTPTTQIQLAGFWQARDEGGWEPNLNEIWRVFGFGNHIDGLSTLDGGGESVLQDFDLYRAVNDEEVLSRYWQLADGVQSAKVTQLAALHGYSGALLALHAPGDKGERTSLMNHDSLYSQSFLPHVANGNYATATFDRGRIPDSWAGDDVFGISVANLSTDPSLNPHGGGTPPAEDAGIERGYTVRVFQAYDSEHNAIPDTYFVVMDYTGINYDYNDNVYLIQGIQPALRSPFNDTQTPWAVDADGLTLDAALFDEGPAHLTYKDSSETQLGNPGFRDTGVDIQGNGDAIGWIEEGEWVEYTLEVDTAGVYDLSFLSAMGAQSGTARSISATFDQGSGVYAVADVGVGYSGGWSTFLPTQGHQVMLEAGEQTLRLTFHGGAMNLASFTLTPASQSAFNADGSPWTVDNEFTLQAALYDQGGEGVAYHDSSETQLGTDFRGEGVDIRGNGEAIGWIDNGEWVEYTLDVAEAGTYQLSFAAATTAGGRSITASVAQAGQVYDSATSASVINTGGWNNYQSNDGVTLDLAAGEQVLRLAFNGGAMNLANFTLTATGGSSASGSSAPSAGDTMLATSDSFDSEPAMSDDVAISGIDTPQHVEIA from the coding sequence ATGTTCTCGCTTGCCATTGTCGATGCCCAATCCGGAACCCTCGTCAGGACGTTGGCGCCTGGCGATGCGGTGACGCGCGAGCTGATCGGTGACGGCTATCGCTTGCAGGTGACGCCGCTCGACGGTGCCGATTTCAGCGCCAGTCAGGTCAGAGGGGTGGTGGTCACGCTCGATGATGCCGGCGGCAACCAGCAGCAGCACAGCACCTTCATCACGCCCTATCGCGTGGCGCTGGATGAGGACACCGGGCGTGGCGGCGCGCTGCTCAAGATCGAGGCGGTGAATGGGGCCGGTACCACGATCCTGGGTAGCGCCCAGACCCAGGCGCTGGAGATCGTCAACGACGAGGGCTGGTCCAGCGATGTCTATACGCTGCAGGGGACCTCGCTGATCGCCGATGACGGCAGCTCGCTGGCGGATACCGGGGTGCGCGACGCGGATCACCGCGAGAGCAGCCCGGCGGCGGGCAGCGACGGGCTGTGGAACGGCCACAGTGGCAGCGGCTATCTCGACATGGGAAGCCAGGTGGGGGATGCCGCCTACTTCGATGTGACGGTGGAGACCGCTGGCATCTATCAGCTCGACGTGCGCTACGCGGTCAGCGGCAGTGCCACCACCTCGCGACCGATGGCGGTCAAGGTGGATGGCGAGGCGCAGGGCGTGCTCGGCTTCACCGGTACCGGCAGCGGCAGTGCCGGCTGGGAGACCTGGAACCATGCGACGCTGACACTGGCGCTGGAGGCCGGTAGCCATCGCATCCGCATGGAGAATCTGCTGGCGGAGGGGCCCAATGTCGACAGCCTGGCGCTGTCGCTGGTGAAGGCGGCGGTCGGCATGCCGCCCAGCTTCACTCTGCAGGCCGAGGATACCGGCCGGGTCGAGATCCATGACCTGGGCGCGAGCACGGACCCGTCCCTGACCCGCGTGGTCGACGCCGCGCACCCCGATGCCGGTGGCAGTCATCGCGCCGGGGCGATCGGCGACAGCTATGTCGATCTGGGCACCAACCCCGGAGACAGCGTCATTTTCCACGCCGAGCCCAGCGTCGAGGGGCTCTACACCGCCACCATTCGTTACGCCAATGGCGGTAGTGGCGACCGCCCGCTGCTGCTCAACCTGGACAACGGCGCCGCCATGCTGGTGTCGTTCCCGCCTACCGGTGGCTGGGCCAGCTGGCGCGAGGTGCAGGTGACGCTTCCGCTGTCGGCCGGCACTAACGCGCTGACCCTGAGCCTGCCCAGCGCCGCCGAGGGCGGCGTCCCCAATGGTCCCAACATCGATCAAATCGCCTTCGACTATGTCGGGGAGATGACCACTCCGCCGACCCTGGTCGCCAGCATCGAAGGTGAAGCGATGGGGCGCGACGACGGCAGCTCGCCGGCGGACACCGTGGTACGCGATGCCAGCCATCCGGAGAGTGATCCTGCCGCCGGCAGCGATGGGCTCTGGGGTGACTACAGCGGTAGCGGCTATCTCGACATGGGGGAGCAGGCGGGCGATGCCGCCACTTTTCAGGTCTCGGTGGTGCAGGCTGGCACCTACGACCTGGTGGTGCGCTATGCCAATGGCGCCAGTGATACTCAGGAGATGAAGGTGGTCGTCGCCGGTGAATCCCAGGGCAAGGTCGCCTTCGTCTCCACCGGCGATGGCGCGAGCGGCTGGGAGAACTGGACCGAGGTGCACTACGCAGTGACGCTGGCGGCGGGCAACAACGCCATTCGCCTGGAGAACATCGGCGCCGGCGGCCCCAATATCGACAAGCTCGAGGTGCACCATGTGGTCGATGCGGTGGTCGAGCCGGGCGAGCGCCCGGTGATCAAGATCAACTTCCAGCCGGCGAATGCGGCCACGCCCGAGGGCTATGTGGCCGACACCGGTCTCGCCTTCGGTGCCCAATCGCTTCAGGTCGATGGCAAGACGCACGCCTACGGCTGGGTCACCGAGGCGTCGATCGCCGACGGCACCGCCAATGGCACCACGCCGATGGGCATCAGCGGCCAGGATCCCGATGCACTTGGCAATCGCGCCGGCACGCTGGCCGGTGTCGACGGCCTGCAGGCGACCTACGCCGGTTTTGCCAAGCCGGGTTACGCGCAGCACGCCGGCTGGGAGATCGAACTCGAGGATGGCTACTACGAAGTCACCCTCTCGCTCGGCGACAGCGGTGGCCGCTACGACAGCGTCAACGTGATCAACGCCGAAGGCGAGGCTTTCGGGCGTCTGGTGCCGATGCGCCCGGATGGCTTTCCCGCCGATCCCAACCCCGCCGATGACAGCCAGGGCTATCGCTCCACGCTGATCACCAAGGTGGTGCATGTCACCGACGGCCGTCTGACGCTGGACTCGATCGGCGCCGACAGCGCCAATACCGAGATCCAGTACCTCGAGATCCAGCCGCTGCCCGATCTCACGCCCGACGACGATCGCGCCGCGCCGCTCGACTACGCCCACTTCACCGATCCGCGTGCGGTGGCCGGGGTCGGTCAGAATCAGGTCGAGGTCGACCTGCAGCCGAGCGACGGCAGCCCGCCTGTGGGGATCGATCCCACCTCGGATATCTTCATCGGTATCTCGGTGGTGGAAGGGCGTGGCGGCGCACTGCTGGAGAGCCTGCAGGACGGCTCGGTGCGGCTTTTCAACACCGTTACCGGGGAGGCGGTGGCGTTCAACATAAATACCACCGGTGGCTTCGACTCCCTGACCATCTCGCCGGTGGATGGGCTCGACCCCTACACCAGCTATACCCTGGTGATCGATGGTTTCCAGGATCGTGGCAGCAACACCGACACCGCGGCGCCGACCCGTGACTTCCAGAAGTTCACCACCACCTTCGTCACCGGTGCCGAGGCCGAAGTCCCGGACAGCGAAGTGGCCTTCAACTCGACCGTGGAGCTGAACGGCGCCGAGGACAACGCCTATCAGTTCACCTCGATGACGCTGTCGCCGGACAGCAGCAAGCTCTACGTCTCGACCATGAGCGGCGAGATCAGACGCTTCGATATCGATCCGATCACCGGCGCCCTGTCCCACGAGCAGACTCTGGCGCTGAACTACTTCCAGGATGATGCTGGCGCCCGCGGCATCATCGGCCTGACCTTCGACCCGACCGATCCCGACGTGATCTGGGTCACCGACAACTACCCGATTCCACTGACCGGGCGCGACAACGGCGTACCCGACTTCAGCGGCCGGGTGAGCAAGATCACGCTGGATCCCGACGACACCGTGTTCAGCGGTAGCGCCCAGACCTACATCACTGGGCTGCCGCGCTCCAACGGTGACCACGTCACCAACAGCCTGGTGTTCCACGCCAACCCGGCCTACGACGCGCTCACCAACCCCGACGTGCCGCCCTATCTGATGTATGTCTCCCAGGGGGCCAATACCGCCATGGGCCAGGACGACAGCGCCTGGGGCAATCGGCCCGAGCGCCTGCTCAATGCGGCCGTGCTCGAGATCGACCCCTACCGCGAGGCACCGCCGGGGGGCTTCGACGTCTCCACCGAACCGCTACCCAGCGACGGCTCCAACACCCGCTATCCGGATAGCGACGGCGATCTCAAGAACGGCCCGATCGACATGGGTGGGGGGCAGTATCTGGTATTCGCCGCCAACGGCACCGCCAGCATGCAGGATGCCGACGGCAACCTGCTGATCCAGTACTACGACCCCTATGCCGTCGATGCGGTGCTCAAGATCTACGCCACCGGCATTCGCAACGCCTACGACCTGGTGTGGCACTCCAACGGTTCGCTCTACCTGCCCACCAATGGCTCGGCGGCAGGCGGCAGCACGCCGGACGATCCGGCGACGGCGGTGAACGAGGGGCTGATCAACGTCGGTATCGAAGACGACTTCCTGTTCCAGATCGAGAAGGGCGGCTACTACGGTCATCCCAATCCGCTGCACGACGAGTACGTGCTCAACGGCGGCAATCCGACCAGCGGCAAGGATCTCAACGAGACCGACGAGTATCCGGTGGGCACCCAGCCCGACCCCAACTACCGCGGCGAGGATGCCTACTCGCTGGGGACCAATCGCTCGCCCAACGGGGCGATCGAATACACCAGCGGGGTCTTCGGCGCCACGCTCAAGGGGAGCCTGCTGTTCGTCGAGTACTCCGGTGGTGACGACATTCGCTGGATCACCCTGGATGCCGACGGCAAGGTCAGCGGCGACAGCGTGCTGCGCGACCCCGACGGCAAGGTGATCAGCTTCGTCGACCCGCTGGATATCATTCAGAACCCGCTGACAGGACAGCTCTATCTCATGACGCTCAATCGTACCAACGGCCAGAGTCAGATCATTCGTCTCGACCCGGTCCCCGGCGACGTCGTGGTGCCGGGCGACGATCTCAAGAGCGTGGCCACGATCCAGGCCGAGGACGACAACCTGGCGACCATCGCCAGCGGCGCCGGCGTCCAGATCGTGATCCGTGACGGCGACAACCCCGAGCCGGCCTCGGCCAATGTCGGCACCGCCTCCGGCGTGCGCCCGGGGGCCTATGGCCTGGATGGCAATACCGATGACAGCGACGGTGTGGTCGGCGGCTATGCCGATTTCGGCAGCACCAACAACGACTTCATCACCTTCGACGTCGATGTCGCGACGGGCGACGCCGGTGCTGCGGTACTGCGGGTGCGCTACGCCAACGGGGGCTCCGGCGAGCGCCCGCTGGAGGTCTTCGTCAACGGCGAGAGCGTGGGCACCTACGGCTTCGCGCCGCCGACCGGGATGAGCAGTGGCAATGCGGCCTGGAACACCTGGCAGACGCTGGATATCCCGGCAACGCTGCTAGCCGGCGCCAACAGCGTCACGCTGCGCTCGGTCAATAACACCGGCCCCAATATCGATCAGCTCGAGGTGCTGGTGCACGACACCACCCCGGGCTACACCTTCTACGAAGCGGAGAGTGCCACGCTTGAGGGCGGTGCTGTGGTGGTACCGTCGACGGTCAGCGACCGCGACGCCTCCGGTGAGGGCTATGTCGATTTCGTCGGCAGCAGTGATCAGACCCTGAGCTGGCAGGTGGAGGTCGCGCGCAGCGGTGTCTACGAGATCGGCTTTCGCTACTCGCTGACCACCGGCAAGGCCGATCGGCCGCTGGCAATGGAGGTCAACGGCAGCGACTATCCGGCGGTCAATTTTCCGGCCAAGAGCGCCACGGTGAGCGACTGGGTCTACCAGACCGTGCAGGTGACCCTCACCGCCGGCAGCAATACCATCGCGGTGACCGCGCCCAAGGCCAATGGTCCCGATATCGATCTGCTGCGCGTGCCCGACGAGCCGCTCAGCGTGGCCGCCGATGGCAAGATCAGCGCAGTCAGCGCCGACCCCGCCTTCTTCAGCGATCGGCTCGCCTTCAACTATCTCGAGGAGAACCACGCCACCGGCACCTCACCGGAGGCCCGGGAGTACAAGGACAGCGGTACGGTCATCGTCACCAATCATGGCAGCGGCGACCTGACCCTGACCGGGGCGACGCTGGATGGCCCCTTCCGGCTGAGCGATCCCGATGCCCTCGAAGGGCGGGTGCTGGCGCCGGGGGCCGCGCTGTCGGTCGAGGTGCTGTTCGACCGTGCGGCCTACACCCCGCCGCGCAACAACGCCGACGACGGCGTGTTCCAGGGTTCGCTGACGATCCACTCCAATGACGTCGATACGCCCACCACCCAGATTCAACTGGCGGGATTCTGGCAGGCCCGCGACGAGGGCGGCTGGGAGCCCAATCTCAACGAGATCTGGCGGGTCTTCGGCTTCGGGAATCATATCGACGGTCTCTCCACCCTCGATGGCGGCGGCGAGTCGGTACTGCAGGACTTCGATCTCTACCGCGCGGTCAACGATGAGGAGGTGCTGTCGCGCTACTGGCAACTGGCCGATGGCGTACAGAGCGCCAAGGTGACCCAGCTCGCGGCGCTGCACGGCTACAGCGGCGCGCTGCTGGCGCTGCACGCACCGGGTGACAAGGGGGAGCGCACCTCGCTGATGAATCACGACTCGCTCTACAGCCAGTCGTTCCTGCCGCATGTCGCCAACGGCAACTATGCCACCGCCACCTTCGACCGCGGCCGCATCCCCGACAGCTGGGCCGGCGACGACGTCTTCGGCATCTCGGTCGCCAACCTCTCCACCGATCCCTCGCTCAACCCGCACGGTGGCGGGACGCCGCCGGCGGAGGATGCGGGTATCGAGCGCGGTTATACCGTGCGCGTGTTCCAGGCCTACGACAGCGAGCACAACGCGATCCCCGATACCTACTTCGTGGTGATGGACTACACCGGGATCAACTACGACTACAACGACAACGTCTATCTGATCCAGGGTATCCAACCGGCGCTACGCTCGCCGTTCAACGACACCCAGACGCCGTGGGCGGTGGATGCCGACGGCCTCACCCTGGATGCCGCGCTGTTCGACGAGGGGCCAGCGCACCTGACCTACAAGGATTCGAGCGAGACCCAGCTGGGCAATCCCGGCTTCCGCGACACCGGGGTCGATATCCAGGGCAACGGCGACGCCATCGGCTGGATCGAGGAGGGCGAGTGGGTGGAGTACACCCTGGAGGTCGACACTGCCGGCGTCTACGATCTCTCCTTCCTGTCCGCCATGGGGGCCCAGAGTGGTACCGCGCGCTCGATCAGTGCCACCTTCGACCAGGGCAGCGGGGTCTATGCCGTGGCCGATGTGGGTGTCGGCTACTCCGGTGGCTGGAGCACTTTCCTGCCTACCCAGGGCCACCAGGTGATGCTCGAGGCGGGGGAGCAGACGCTGCGTCTGACCTTCCACGGCGGCGCCATGAACCTGGCGTCGTTCACCCTGACACCGGCCAGCCAGAGCGCTTTCAATGCCGACGGCAGCCCTTGGACGGTGGACAACGAGTTCACCCTGCAGGCCGCGCTCTACGATCAGGGCGGTGAGGGGGTGGCCTATCACGACAGTAGCGAGACGCAGCTGGGCACGGATTTCCGTGGTGAAGGCGTCGACATTCGTGGCAACGGCGAGGCGATCGGGTGGATCGACAACGGCGAGTGGGTGGAGTACACGCTGGATGTCGCCGAAGCCGGCACCTACCAGCTGTCGTTCGCTGCCGCCACCACCGCCGGCGGGCGCAGCATCACCGCCAGCGTGGCGCAGGCGGGCCAGGTCTACGATAGTGCGACCTCGGCCAGCGTGATCAACACCGGCGGCTGGAACAACTACCAGAGCAATGACGGCGTCACGCTCGATCTGGCGGCGGGGGAGCAGGTGCTGCGGCTGGCCTTCAACGGCGGCGCCATGAACCTGGCCAACTTCACGCTGACCGCCACCGGTGGGTCGAGCGCGAGTGGCAGCAGCGCGCCGAGCGCCGGCGACACGATGCTCGCCACCAGCGACAGCTTCGACAGTGAACCGGCGATGAGCGACGACGTCGCGATCAGCGGCATCGACACGCCCCAGCACGTCGAGATTGCCTGA
- the holA gene encoding DNA polymerase III subunit delta encodes MKVFPDKLEAALAKRLPPVVLVSGDEPLIHMEACDAVRRVARERGIEEREVLHVESGFQWTQLLESAASLSLFASSKLIEVRLGGQSPGQEGGKALEAYAEKAGDSDNVLLLSAQRLDRKAQSSKWFKALDKIGLFVPVWPVDHQRLGFWMRDRATRHGLNLDMDAARLLGERTEGNLLAADQELQKLALLMPPNARLTLESIASGVESSARYDVFTLTDACLRGERERVARIVGGLREEGIEAPVVLWSLTRELRTLLSIFQHLDQGQSLDHACKAQRPMIPEKRRPGYQQALNRLPLRRLHKLLLFSQRIDLAIKGALTLPVWDCLQDLALTLAGGRGLLAEMPHAYRIG; translated from the coding sequence ATGAAGGTCTTTCCCGACAAGCTGGAGGCAGCGCTGGCCAAGCGCCTGCCCCCGGTGGTCCTGGTCTCCGGTGACGAACCGCTGATTCACATGGAGGCGTGCGATGCGGTGCGCCGGGTCGCTCGCGAGCGCGGTATCGAAGAGCGCGAGGTGCTCCACGTCGAGTCGGGCTTTCAGTGGACCCAGCTGCTGGAGTCGGCGGCGAGCCTGTCACTGTTCGCCTCGAGCAAGCTGATCGAAGTGCGGCTCGGTGGCCAGTCACCGGGCCAGGAGGGCGGCAAGGCGCTGGAGGCCTATGCCGAGAAGGCCGGCGACAGCGACAACGTGCTGCTGCTCAGCGCCCAGCGACTGGATCGCAAGGCGCAGTCGAGCAAGTGGTTCAAGGCGCTCGACAAGATCGGCCTCTTCGTCCCGGTGTGGCCGGTGGATCATCAGCGTCTGGGCTTCTGGATGCGCGATCGCGCCACGCGCCACGGGCTGAATCTCGACATGGACGCCGCGCGCCTGCTCGGCGAGCGCACCGAGGGCAATCTGCTCGCCGCCGATCAGGAGCTGCAGAAGCTGGCGCTGCTGATGCCGCCCAATGCACGGCTGACGCTCGAGTCGATCGCCAGCGGTGTCGAGAGCAGCGCGCGCTACGATGTCTTCACCCTCACCGACGCCTGCCTGCGCGGCGAGCGGGAGCGGGTCGCACGCATCGTCGGGGGCCTGCGTGAAGAGGGCATCGAAGCGCCGGTGGTACTGTGGTCGTTGACCCGTGAGCTGCGCACCCTGCTGTCGATCTTCCAGCATCTCGATCAGGGCCAGAGCCTCGACCACGCCTGCAAGGCGCAGCGCCCGATGATTCCCGAAAAGCGCCGCCCCGGCTATCAGCAGGCGCTCAACCGCCTGCCGCTGCGGCGGCTGCACAAGCTGTTGCTGTTCTCCCAGCGCATCGACCTGGCGATCAAGGGCGCGCTGACGCTACCGGTGTGGGACTGCCTGCAGGATCTGGCGCTGACGCTGGCCGGCGGCCGCGGCCTGCTGGCAGAGATGCCCCACGCCTACCGCATCGGCTGA
- the lptE gene encoding LPS assembly lipoprotein LptE: protein MMRRPVVIGLMALALTTLAGCGFQLRGLGQAELPFSDIALSANVSPFSEIVRQRLQSAGPRIDDSADLRLNLGDEQVRDRRLTRADSGSRETEITLTAPFSVQRVSDGAYLLSQQQLETSTTVLLSDDNLYASDEMRKQTVERLRREAADQLIDRLAALDTP, encoded by the coding sequence ATGATGCGTCGCCCCGTAGTGATCGGCCTGATGGCGTTGGCACTGACCACGCTGGCGGGCTGCGGCTTCCAGCTCCGCGGCCTCGGGCAGGCCGAACTGCCCTTCTCCGACATCGCACTGAGCGCCAATGTCTCGCCGTTCAGTGAAATCGTGCGTCAGCGACTCCAGAGCGCAGGGCCCCGGATCGACGACAGCGCCGATCTACGTCTCAATCTGGGCGACGAGCAGGTCCGCGATCGCCGCCTGACCCGCGCTGACTCCGGCAGCCGTGAAACCGAGATCACCCTCACTGCGCCTTTCTCGGTACAGCGTGTCAGCGACGGCGCCTATCTGCTGAGCCAGCAGCAGCTCGAAACCTCGACCACGGTCCTGCTCTCGGACGACAACCTCTACGCCAGTGACGAGATGCGCAAGCAGACAGTCGAGCGCCTGCGCCGCGAGGCCGCCGACCAGTTGATCGACCGCCTGGCCGCCCTCGACACGCCGTGA